The genomic stretch ACTGATCGCCGAAAAGTATCCACCCAATAAGTTCAACATCTACCCCTTCCACTTTTCTGACGGTGACAATCTCAGTTCTGACAACGAAAAATGTATTCGACTCGTCAAGGAGCTTATGGAAATTTCAAATATTTTTGGGTACGGGGAGGTAAATCAGTACAATCGTTCTTCGACGCTGATGAGCGCGTTCAAAAACGTGACCGATCCGAAATTCAAAAACGTCCTGATCAAGGAAAAGGGCGAAGTGTACAAAGCGCTGACCACGTTCTTCAAGGCTGGCGATGCCATCCAGGCCTCGTAGAAAAAGGGGGGCTGTTCGTGAAGAAAAACGAGCTGAAAGAGTTGGAAGAGGCGATTGAGGAGATTACGATGATCGCCCGCGACTTCGGGTTGGATTTTTACGACATGCATTATGAAATCTGCCCGAGCGAGATCATCTACACGTTTGGTGCGTATGGGATGCCGACGAGATTTTCACACTGGAGCTTTGGAAAAGCTTTCCATAGAATGAAAGTGCAGTATGATTTTGGACTTTCCAAAATTTACGAGCTGGTGATCAACTCCGACCCGTGCTATGCCTTTCTGCTGGACAGCAACACGCTATTGCAAAACAAGTTGATCGTGGCGCATGTGCTCGGCCACTGCGATTTTTTCAAACACAATGCCCGTTTTTACAACACATCGCGCTTTATGGTCGATTCGATGGCCGCATCGGCAGAGCGAATCCGTCAGTATGAGATCGAATATGGGAAACTGGCGGTGGAGGAGTTTATCGACTCGGCGCTCGCCCTGCAAGAACATGTGGACCCGGCGCTGGTCGGCCGCAACATGCGCAAAGGAAATCAGGCCCAGTCTGTCGCTTCTCCGGAGCAAGTCGATCCGTATGCGGACCTGTTCGAGATCGGCGCTGTGAAAGAGGAAACGCAGTCTCAGCCGACACCGCGCTTTCCTGCAGAGCCAGAGAAGGACCTGATGATGTTCATCATGGAACATGCCAAGCACCTGCAGGACTGGCAACGCGACATTCTGTCGGTGATGCGAGAAGAGATGCTCTACTTCTGGCCACAGCTGGAGACGAAGATCATGAACGAAGGCTGGGCGACCTACTGGCATCTGCAGATCATGCGGGAATTGGACCTTGATGAAGGGGAGACGGTGGAGTTTGCAAAAATGAACGCCGGTGTGATCATGCCATCGCGCACTTCGCTCAACCCGTATCATGTGGGACTGAAGATGTGGGAAGATATTGAAAAGCGCTATGGTCGCGAGGCGATGTGGGAGATTCGCGAGGTGGAATCGGACTCGTCATTCCTGCGCAACTATCTGACCAAAGAGCTCTGTGAGGAGATGGACCTCTATCTCTACCAGAAAGTGGGCAACGAGTGGAAGGTCGTCGAAAAAGACTGGGAAAAGGTGCGTGACATGCTGTGCGCCTCCCGTGTCAATGGCGGGTTCCCCGTGTTGACCGCACAAGATGGCGATTATTTGAAAAATGGTGAACTGTATCTCAAACACAGTTTTGACGGTACCGAACTTGATGTCAAATACCTCGAAAAGACGCTTCCCCACGTCTACAATCTCTGGGGACGGACGATTCATTTGGAAACCGTTCTCGACGGTCGGGCTGTGATCTTCACCCACGACGGAAAGAAAAATCACCGCAGGTTTCAATGAAGTGCGGTTGTGGAAATACAGCAAAGGACGCTCTGCCTGCGGGCAGGGCGTCCTTTGCTTTCAGGGGGAAAGCAAATTCAAAACTACTATTCTCTCCGCAGCTTGCATCAGTTATACTGGAATTGGAAATACTTAATGGAGCAGAAACTGATTTTCGAGGATCTCCCCGCTTTTTGATGCAAAAAGTCGATCCTCGAAAAAATGGCCAATGCAGACGGGACAAAGCGTCTCGTCAAGCCGCGCCACGACTGAGTTTACTCATGCCGACCGAGGTCGGTAACAATGGCAGACCCGATGTATAGGGGACTGAAAGACCTGTACCACGAACATTGTTGTACATTATGAGTACCGTAACAATGGCAGACCCGATGTATAGGGGACTGAAAGCTCTGGTTCGCGTTCAGTGCTTGATTCATCATTCCGACGTAACAATGGCAGACCCGATGTATAGGGGACTGAAAGTTTGCGAAGCCTGTCCATCCGTGCTCCGCATTGAGGAGTAACAATGGCAGACCCGAGTAGAAGGGGACTGAAACTTCTGGATGTTGGACGTATACGGGTAATACTTGTAGCTATTTTTTTATTTGTAGTTCCCTACTTCTTGCTGCACCACCCAAATCAAAAACTGGAGGATATGAAATGCTCGATGCCTTACGAATTTCAAAATATCGATTCACCCTCGAAGCGGGAGCGAATGGGCTGGAACTTCCGCCATTTAAGACGTCTGCCTTTCGTGGTGGATTTGGACGTGTGTTTAAGGCGCTGACTTGCGCTTTTCCGGGGAAAGAGTGTACGGATTGCTCAATTCAGCATTCGTGTCCGTACATCTATGTATTTGAAACTAAACCACCAGTAAACTCTAAAGTTGCTCCCAAATTTGAAAGTGTTCCGCGACCGTATGTGATCTCCAGCGAGTTTGACGGAAAGCGCTTTTTTAAACCGGGGGAAAAACTGAGTTTTGAGCTATCCATCTTTGGCGATGCTTTTGATTATGTGCCATTTTTTATTCGTGCCTTTGAAATGCTGGGCTCAAAAGGGATCGGCAAAGAACGCAAACCCTACACCTTACATCGAGTGGAAGTGATTAATCTTTCCACCGGTTCCTCCTTTCTCATCTACGACAGCCATCAAAAGCATATCCAGCATCGTCCAATCATCTTCACAGGTCAAAAACTGCTCGACCGTGCGGCCCAAATCACCGCTCACAGCTTTACCGTCACCTTTGAAACACCACTGCGCATGAAATACAACGGGAACTATACCGCAGATCCACAATTTCATCTGCTAATCCGCAATGCCTTACGCCGCGTGAGCAGTCTGTTGTATTTCCATCATGGCGGACAGGAACTGAACCTCGACTTCCACAACCTGTTGCGAAAAGCCGAAGGAGTTAAAGTCGTAACCTCTTCTGCCCGCTGGGTCGATTGGGAAAGGTTCTCGGCGCGTCAGGATACGAAAATGAGCTTGGGCGGAATTATGGGCGAAGTATCGTATGAAGGTGATCTCACACCGTTCATTCCCTTCCTGCTCGCCGCAGAAGCGCTAGGTATCGGCAAACAGACCGTGTTTGGCTTAGGTAAACTTCATCTCATCTGGGGTTCATAACAAAAATGATCATCAACCACCAAGACGTGTAAAGTTTTGGTGGTTTTTGTTTTTTGTAAAAGGTTTTCTCTTGATAAATATCGAAATGAAAGAGAGATAGGTAAATAGATTATACATTTGATTGTATTTATGTATGTCTAAGATCAATTCAACAAACAATATTTACATCGGATAAGGAGCGATCTCATTGAATGTGATTGACTGGCGCAGTTGGTTGCGCGATCCGTTTCAAAAAAGAGAGCCGCGACCGTATCGTGCCACAGATTACCTTTGGCGGGACTCGGTGACGGGCGTGGAGTTTGGCATCGATCAACAAGACTATGCAGAACTGCTACAAAAAGCAGCAGGCCAACTGCAAGGCAAAAGTCCGGCCAAAAGGTACCAAGTCTGGACAAGCTCCGCGTTTCCATTCGGGCAAGTCGATGATGAGCTCCTTGCCTTCCACTTGCCGTATCCCGTACCGCAGACTTCACAGGACAGCCGCTCCGGACAAACCATAGAAACGCGCAATCGTCTGGCGGACTTTGTTCTGCTCCGAGTGGGCCTCTATTATGCACTGTTTCATCCGCAAGAGGAAGAGTGGAGCCAATTGCGTGCGGAACTTCTGCACATCGCTCCGACAGTTGGCGAGTTGCAAGAGCGCGTGCAGGCGATCGACCATTTCCTGATCACAGGCGAAGTGGCCGTGGAATGGAAAGACCGTCAACTCTCTATCGTCAAAGCAGGGGCGGTCAAGATCAAACAGTACCTCTTGGAATCGAACAAAATTCAGGAGATTCGCGGCGCGAGTCGACTGCTGGAAGGGATCAGCCAAAAACAGATCCCACAGTTCCTTCTCAACACGCTGACCCCAGAATCGGTGGTGTACAGCGGGGGCGGGAACATTTTGCTGATCTTGCCAGAAGCACAAGGCAAACCAGTCGCGAAAAAGATAGAAAACATCTACCGCGAGATGACTGGCAGCGCCCAAGCGGTCGCTTACTCGGCCACCGTTACATGGGGAGAGTTAGACTGCACCCATTTCAATGGCACCTTGGCTTGGATCGAGCAAAAGAAAACCGAGCGTCAAATGACGATGGGAACCGACTTCGCTGCCTCCATTCAGATGCGTACCCGGGACCACTCACTGTTGAGCGGTGATCTTGAACATCCCTATGAATTGAGCGATTTTCAGACCTATCTCCAAGAATTGCAACGAGAAACACGCGACACCGCCTTTCTCTTGCTGGAAGACAAAGCGATCTGCGTCTCCTGCCGCTTGCGTGAAGCCACGGTGTTTGTCAAACGCAACGGAATTCAGGCGCAATGTACTGCCTGCTTTCAAAAAGTATGCAGTGGCAACCAAGAGGCAGAGAAGGAATTTTTGCAAGAGATGGAAGTAATGTCAAAACAATATCGTGCTGAGCTTGGCAACGTCCAATTGGAAGTGTCAAAAGATCTGGATGCCATCGCTGGGGTAAAGGGAGCTGATGGCCAGATTGCAATCGTATACGGAGACGGAAACAACATGGGCAAAGTGGTCGAACGGTTGGAGAGCCTGACCCAGTTCCGCTATTTTTCCGTGCTGTTTGATCAGGTTACGCGCTTGGCGACCTACACGACGATTGTCGAACGAAAGTTGCAGTGTGAAGTCATCGCCGTCGGGGGGGACGATGTCTTGCTGATTCTGCCCGCCAATCATGCGCTACAAGTGGCGCGGGTGATTGGAGAGAAATTTGACCAAGCCTTGGATACCTATGCCGAGCAAGAGGGGATGACCATCTCGTTTGGCATTTCTATCGCCGCGGCGGCGACCCCGTTTGCCATCCTCTTTCGCACAGCTTCCGACTTGCTGACCTCAGCCAAACAGGTCAAAAAGCAGAACAGAGAAACATGGCGCGGCGGCAGTATCGACTTCCAAGTCCTACGCAGTACAGCACTTGGCGAAGGCGTGCAAGAAGAGCGCAATCTGCTCTTTCAAAAGTCGGCCAAAGATCGCTACCAAAACCCGATCACCGTCTATCAATTGATGCGCCCTTATTCTTTCCCACAGGCACAGTTGATGGAAGCGTGGATCGATGAGTTGCAAAAGACGGTTGGCTCGCGAAGCATCCTCTACCACATGCGCGATGTGGTACAGAATCTTTCGGTCGAAGAAGCTAAGCTGCACTACTACTATTACATGCTGACAGATCGCGAATCGAACAAACAGCGCCAAAAGGTGCATCAGTGGCTGGAATCTCACCCGATTGCGGGGATGGAAAATGACCTGCTCTACTATCGCAAACAACAACACGATGCGGAAGAAGGGATGCAACTCTACAGCCCTTGGCATGATCTGGTAGAGCTTTGGTCTGTTTTGAAGGGAGGGGTACAGGATGAAGCCTAAAGTGAGGCTTGCTTGTCAGTATCGCTTGCAGTTTCAATCAGCTTGGTTGATCGGCGGGACGGCCAACCAACAAGGAGGCGTGGATGCCGGGTATCTGACCGATTTTCTGGGACGGCCCTATCTGCCGGGCTCGACGATGAAAGGGAAGGTTCGGGACTCCTTCCGTCGCCTGCTCTCGATCAACCCAAACTGGGCCAGACATCAACAATTTTTGTTCGGCAATGCCGGTCAAAACACGGGGCAGGTGTATTTTCAGGACGCGCTGCTCGATACGGCACAGATTGACGATGCCGATTGGTCGCACCTCTACACGCGCGTCGCGATGGATCGGTATCGCAAAACGGTGAAAGACACAGCCGTGATCACCGAAAAAGTAGTCAAGCCGATGCTCCCGTTGCAAGGTACGCTGGAGACGTTTGTTCAGGAAGAGGAATCGGAGGAGATCGGTCTGGTCCTGCTCCTGTGCCTGTTGGATATTAAATCGATCGGCTCCGGTGCCTCAATCGGGCGCGGGCGTATCGAAATGACCTATGGAGTGCCAACGGATATGGAATTGGCACGGGCAGAGCAAAGTTATTGCTGGTTGGAAGTGAAGCAAAACGAGAGCACGGAAATCTGGGAGTGGGAGCATGTGAAATCGCTCCTGCAACGAGAGCAAGAAAGGCAGGCGAACGCGAGATGATCCGCTATAAAATTACACTCACGCCGCGTTCTCCTTTCTTGATCGGTGGGCATCAACTGCGTGATAACCACTACGAAACCTTGGAGTACGTCCCCGCTCCGAACCTGCAAGCGGCGCTGGCACGGCGGATTCTGGAAGCGCACGGCGGCTATGATGTCGAGCGCGAAGCAAGAGAAGGACAGAAGCGCTATTACATTGATTCGGAACGAATCGGAGTCGAGGGTTGTGAAGCGAAGTGGATTCCGTGGTTCCAACATTTCTCCCAACTGCGCTTTACAGACTGCTCCCCATTTGGAGTGGAACACTTCGCCGCATCCACGTTTGGTTGCAAACTGGATCGAAAGCATCCGCAAGCTGATTTTCTGAGCGCTTTCTATCGCACTCGCCACCAGCGAAGCAAAGGGACGCGAATGGCCTGCACATGTGGCGAGCGTTTGGAACGAAAATCCGGGTGGAAATGGCCGGAAGGAAAACGCTTGTTCAAACGGACAGTGACCCGCGTCGCCTTGGATGAGCGT from Tumebacillus algifaecis encodes the following:
- a CDS encoding SpoVR family protein, which codes for MKKNELKELEEAIEEITMIARDFGLDFYDMHYEICPSEIIYTFGAYGMPTRFSHWSFGKAFHRMKVQYDFGLSKIYELVINSDPCYAFLLDSNTLLQNKLIVAHVLGHCDFFKHNARFYNTSRFMVDSMAASAERIRQYEIEYGKLAVEEFIDSALALQEHVDPALVGRNMRKGNQAQSVASPEQVDPYADLFEIGAVKEETQSQPTPRFPAEPEKDLMMFIMEHAKHLQDWQRDILSVMREEMLYFWPQLETKIMNEGWATYWHLQIMRELDLDEGETVEFAKMNAGVIMPSRTSLNPYHVGLKMWEDIEKRYGREAMWEIREVESDSSFLRNYLTKELCEEMDLYLYQKVGNEWKVVEKDWEKVRDMLCASRVNGGFPVLTAQDGDYLKNGELYLKHSFDGTELDVKYLEKTLPHVYNLWGRTIHLETVLDGRAVIFTHDGKKNHRRFQ
- the cas6 gene encoding CRISPR system precrRNA processing endoribonuclease RAMP protein Cas6 — its product is MLDALRISKYRFTLEAGANGLELPPFKTSAFRGGFGRVFKALTCAFPGKECTDCSIQHSCPYIYVFETKPPVNSKVAPKFESVPRPYVISSEFDGKRFFKPGEKLSFELSIFGDAFDYVPFFIRAFEMLGSKGIGKERKPYTLHRVEVINLSTGSSFLIYDSHQKHIQHRPIIFTGQKLLDRAAQITAHSFTVTFETPLRMKYNGNYTADPQFHLLIRNALRRVSSLLYFHHGGQELNLDFHNLLRKAEGVKVVTSSARWVDWERFSARQDTKMSLGGIMGEVSYEGDLTPFIPFLLAAEALGIGKQTVFGLGKLHLIWGS
- a CDS encoding Cas10/Cmr2 second palm domain-containing protein, whose translation is MIDWRSWLRDPFQKREPRPYRATDYLWRDSVTGVEFGIDQQDYAELLQKAAGQLQGKSPAKRYQVWTSSAFPFGQVDDELLAFHLPYPVPQTSQDSRSGQTIETRNRLADFVLLRVGLYYALFHPQEEEWSQLRAELLHIAPTVGELQERVQAIDHFLITGEVAVEWKDRQLSIVKAGAVKIKQYLLESNKIQEIRGASRLLEGISQKQIPQFLLNTLTPESVVYSGGGNILLILPEAQGKPVAKKIENIYREMTGSAQAVAYSATVTWGELDCTHFNGTLAWIEQKKTERQMTMGTDFAASIQMRTRDHSLLSGDLEHPYELSDFQTYLQELQRETRDTAFLLLEDKAICVSCRLREATVFVKRNGIQAQCTACFQKVCSGNQEAEKEFLQEMEVMSKQYRAELGNVQLEVSKDLDAIAGVKGADGQIAIVYGDGNNMGKVVERLESLTQFRYFSVLFDQVTRLATYTTIVERKLQCEVIAVGGDDVLLILPANHALQVARVIGEKFDQALDTYAEQEGMTISFGISIAAAATPFAILFRTASDLLTSAKQVKKQNRETWRGGSIDFQVLRSTALGEGVQEERNLLFQKSAKDRYQNPITVYQLMRPYSFPQAQLMEAWIDELQKTVGSRSILYHMRDVVQNLSVEEAKLHYYYYMLTDRESNKQRQKVHQWLESHPIAGMENDLLYYRKQQHDAEEGMQLYSPWHDLVELWSVLKGGVQDEA
- a CDS encoding RAMP superfamily CRISPR-associated protein — its product is MKPKVRLACQYRLQFQSAWLIGGTANQQGGVDAGYLTDFLGRPYLPGSTMKGKVRDSFRRLLSINPNWARHQQFLFGNAGQNTGQVYFQDALLDTAQIDDADWSHLYTRVAMDRYRKTVKDTAVITEKVVKPMLPLQGTLETFVQEEESEEIGLVLLLCLLDIKSIGSGASIGRGRIEMTYGVPTDMELARAEQSYCWLEVKQNESTEIWEWEHVKSLLQREQERQANAR